From Cucumis melo cultivar AY chromosome 1, USDA_Cmelo_AY_1.0, whole genome shotgun sequence, a single genomic window includes:
- the LOC127148531 gene encoding zinc finger BED domain-containing protein RICESLEEPER 1-like — protein MENFKACVKQEKIQCKAFVCLDVATRWNSTYLMLEHAIKFEKAFKILEEEKEDSNFVEYFKEDDRGNKRLGPPRASDWLAVSVFIRFLKRFYETATKIIGSSYVPSDVGYKEINKSQFFFKKWSNNNNSVLSLMAMNMKTKFDKYWGSLEKMNKLMFVAMVIDPRYKLKYLTYCLSNVYESDVIKDVVESVKIYLYRLYDFYKSQHNPSTQIGHSTDDLKQSNNVTMEVENDEEIDPWITFCALREEESTMEVENDLTSYLFDKDVVDKEEFDIMYWWKMNGYKYPILSTIVRDVLAVPISTVASESAFSTGGRILDSFRSSLTPKTVKTLICTQNWIGGGSVLLDLHPQLEELETYENIEIGN, from the coding sequence ATGGAAAATTTTAAAGCATGTGTGAAGCAAGAAAAAATTCAGTGTAAGGCTTTTGTTTGTTTAGATGTAGCTACTAGATGGAATTCCACATATTTAATGCTTGAACATgcaattaaatttgaaaaagctttcaaaattttagaggaagagaaagaggaCTCAAATTTCGTGGAGTATTTTAAGGAAGATGATCGTGGAAATAAGAGATTGGGGCCCCCAAGGGCGTCTGATTGGTTGGCGGTAAGTGTATTTATAAGGTTTTTGAAAAGGTTTTATGAAACCGCTACAAAAATAATTGGATCTTCATATGTGCCTTCTGATGTTGGTTATAAGGAGATTAACAaaagtcaatttttttttaaaaaatggagcaacaacaacaactcTGTTCTTAGTTTGATGGCTATGAATATGAAAACAAAGTTTGATAAGTATTGGGGTTCGCTTGAGAAGATGAATAAGTTGATGTTTGTGGCTATGGTGATTGATCCTCGGTACAAGTTAAAGTACTTGACTTATTGTCTTTCCAATGTTTATGAGAGTGATGTTATTAAGGATGTAGTTGAGAGCGTGAAGATATATTTGTATCGTCTATATGACTTTTACAAATCCCAACACAACCCTTCTACTCAAATTGGTCATAGCACGGATGATCTTAAGCAATCAAACAATGTTACTATGGAAGTGGAGAACGATGAAGAAATTGATCCGTGGATAACATTTTGTGCtttgagagaagaagaaagcacAATGGAAGTGGAGAATGATTTGACTTCTTATTTGTTTGACAAGGATGTAGTAGATAAAGAGGAATTTGATATTATGTATTGGTGGAAAATGAATGGGTACAAATATCCCATTCTATCAACAATTGTTCGTGATGTTTTGGCGGTTCCAATATCTACAGTGGCTTCTGAATCTGCATTTAGTACAGGTGGGAGGATTCTTGATTCCTTTCGTAGTTCTTTGACTCCTAAAACAGTTAAAACCTTGATATGTACGCAAAATTGGATTGGAGGCGGCTCGGTGTTATTAGATCTTCATCCACAACTTGAAGAGTTAGAGACTTATGAGAATATTGAGATAGGTAATTGA